One stretch of Shewanella sp. Arc9-LZ DNA includes these proteins:
- a CDS encoding secondary thiamine-phosphate synthase enzyme YjbQ, with protein MWLQREMTLNSKRRGFHLITDEVIARLPELGGINVGLLHVFIQHTSASLAINENADPTVRGDLERHFNVLAPEGAPYFQHTYEGADDMPAHIKSTLIGSSQSIPITHGRLNLGIWQGLYLCEHRDHASARTIIITLQGE; from the coding sequence ATGTGGTTACAACGAGAGATGACACTTAACTCTAAAAGACGAGGATTTCATTTAATTACTGATGAAGTGATAGCACGGCTGCCAGAGCTAGGAGGTATCAATGTTGGCTTATTGCATGTGTTTATTCAGCATACTTCAGCATCGCTGGCGATAAACGAAAATGCTGATCCTACTGTTCGTGGCGATTTGGAACGGCATTTTAATGTACTCGCACCAGAAGGTGCGCCATACTTCCAGCATACTTATGAAGGTGCCGATGATATGCCTGCGCATATCAAGTCGACCCTGATTGGTTCTAGTCAGTCAATTCCGATTACCCATGGGCGTTTGAACTTGGGTATTTGGCAAGGTTTATATTTATGTGAGCATCGGGACCATGCTTCGGCGCGCACAATTATTATCACCTTGCAGGGTGAATGA
- the uvrY gene encoding UvrY/SirA/GacA family response regulator transcription factor, which yields MISVYLVDDHELVRTGIRRILEDERGIKVIGEAPDGETAVQWSRQNEADVILMDMNMPGMGGLEATRKILRYQPDAKIIVLTVQTEDPFPTKVMQAGASGYLTKGSTSPEVLRAITQVARGQRYLSPEIAQQMALSQFNHSDENPFSSLSERELQIMMMITNGEKVNDISEKLNLSPKTVNSYRYRLFAKLGIGGDVELTRLAIRYKMLDTGSF from the coding sequence GTGATATCTGTATATTTGGTTGACGACCATGAACTCGTGAGAACGGGTATTCGTCGCATTTTGGAAGATGAACGCGGTATTAAAGTCATCGGTGAAGCACCTGATGGAGAAACAGCCGTACAGTGGTCTCGACAAAATGAAGCGGATGTCATTTTAATGGACATGAATATGCCTGGTATGGGGGGATTAGAAGCCACCCGTAAGATTTTACGCTATCAGCCAGACGCTAAAATTATTGTGTTAACCGTACAAACAGAAGACCCTTTTCCGACCAAAGTGATGCAGGCTGGTGCTTCTGGCTACTTGACTAAAGGTTCCACATCGCCAGAAGTATTGCGTGCCATTACTCAAGTGGCTCGTGGTCAACGTTATCTGTCACCAGAAATTGCCCAGCAAATGGCACTAAGCCAATTCAACCACTCTGACGAGAATCCATTTAGCAGTTTGTCTGAGCGAGAATTGCAAATTATGATGATGATAACCAATGGTGAAAAGGTTAATGATATTTCTGAAAAATTAAATTTAAGCCCTAAAACTGTCAATAGCTATCGTTATCGACTATTTGCCAAACTGGGGATCGGCGGTGACGTTGAGTTGACCCGTTTAGCTATCCGTTACAAAATGCTCGATACAGGTTCATTCTAG
- the uvrC gene encoding excinuclease ABC subunit UvrC has protein sequence MPSGFNAKSFLKHVTSAPGVYRMYDKHQQVIYVGKAKDLKKRLSSYFRVNIANVKTQALVSHIDHIDVTVTHSETDALLLENDYIKQYMPKYNVLLRDDKSYPYILLSGHKHPRLAYHRGPKREKGHYFGPYPNGGAVRESLHLMQKLFPIRQCDDLYYKSRSRPCLQYQLDRCSAPCVGIVSDEEYSEQVKLAGLFLRGKDKQVISQLVAKMETAAIDMEYERAAQYRDQITALRRVAEQQEVSNHKGDMDVIGVDYASGIACFHLLFIRDGKIFGSRSYYPSVPAETEIEEVLSSFLGQFYLNADIQRTIPKEVILSHHFDGIKELEASIEHALDKKFELKTQVRGDRANFLRLAMTNASNAVATRLSHKNTVEQRFQLLEEALELNEPIKRMECFDISHTMGESTVASCVVFNREGPHKADYRRYNITGITGGDDYAAMEQAISRRFDKIDNNGKVPDLVFIDGGIGQLRVAQTIVDEKCVNIDNPPLLICVTKGEGRKAGLETFIVGGSEQAFDIPSDSPAFHLMLHIRDESHRFAITGHRNKRQKTRNTSTLESIAGVGPKRRKALLQHLGGIQEVKGASVAELTKVPGISLEMAQTIHDALRGG, from the coding sequence ATGCCAAGTGGTTTTAACGCCAAATCTTTTTTAAAACATGTCACCTCAGCGCCTGGTGTTTATCGAATGTACGATAAACACCAACAGGTTATTTATGTTGGTAAAGCCAAAGATCTCAAAAAACGCTTAAGCTCGTATTTTAGAGTCAATATCGCCAATGTTAAAACTCAGGCGCTGGTTTCGCATATCGATCATATTGACGTGACCGTTACGCACAGCGAAACAGATGCGCTATTGCTCGAAAACGATTACATCAAACAGTACATGCCCAAATACAACGTGCTGCTGCGTGATGATAAATCTTATCCGTATATTCTGTTGAGCGGCCATAAGCACCCTCGACTTGCTTATCATCGTGGTCCAAAACGTGAAAAAGGTCATTATTTTGGCCCATACCCTAATGGTGGTGCAGTCCGTGAGAGTTTGCATTTAATGCAAAAGCTGTTTCCAATCCGCCAATGCGATGACTTATATTATAAATCCAGATCTCGGCCTTGTTTACAGTATCAATTAGATCGTTGTAGTGCGCCTTGTGTGGGGATTGTCAGTGATGAGGAATACAGCGAACAGGTCAAATTAGCCGGTTTATTTTTACGCGGCAAAGACAAACAAGTCATATCACAGCTGGTGGCCAAAATGGAGACCGCTGCAATTGATATGGAATACGAGCGTGCGGCACAGTATCGTGACCAAATTACCGCATTAAGGCGCGTGGCAGAACAGCAGGAAGTGTCAAATCATAAAGGCGATATGGATGTCATCGGCGTCGATTACGCCTCTGGTATTGCCTGTTTTCATCTATTGTTTATTCGCGATGGTAAAATTTTTGGTAGTCGCAGCTATTATCCTTCAGTACCCGCAGAAACTGAAATTGAAGAAGTGTTGTCATCATTCTTGGGCCAGTTTTACCTTAATGCCGATATTCAGCGCACCATTCCAAAAGAAGTCATTCTCAGCCATCACTTTGACGGTATAAAAGAATTAGAAGCGTCGATAGAACACGCATTAGATAAAAAGTTTGAGTTAAAAACGCAAGTAAGAGGCGACAGAGCTAATTTTTTACGTCTTGCCATGACTAACGCCAGTAATGCCGTCGCGACCAGACTGTCACATAAGAATACTGTTGAACAACGTTTTCAATTACTTGAAGAAGCACTTGAACTTAATGAACCGATTAAGCGGATGGAATGTTTTGATATCAGTCACACTATGGGCGAAAGCACTGTGGCATCGTGTGTGGTGTTTAATCGAGAAGGGCCGCATAAAGCCGATTATCGCCGTTACAATATTACCGGTATTACCGGTGGTGATGATTATGCCGCGATGGAACAGGCAATAAGCCGTCGATTTGATAAAATCGACAACAATGGCAAAGTGCCTGATTTAGTCTTCATTGATGGTGGTATTGGCCAGTTAAGAGTGGCGCAAACGATTGTCGATGAAAAGTGTGTCAATATTGATAATCCACCATTACTCATTTGCGTGACTAAAGGTGAGGGTCGCAAAGCAGGCCTTGAAACCTTTATTGTTGGTGGCAGTGAACAAGCTTTCGATATTCCCAGTGATTCGCCTGCATTTCACTTAATGTTGCACATTCGCGATGAGTCACATCGCTTTGCGATTACCGGACACCGTAATAAACGTCAGAAAACTCGCAATACTTCTACCTTAGAATCCATCGCAGGTGTGGGCCCTAAAAGGCGTAAGGCTTTGTTGCAACATTTAGGCGGAATTCAAGAAGTGAAGGGCGCTAGCGTGGCTGAATTGACAAAAGTACCCGGAATTAGCTTAGAAATGGCACAAACAATTCATGATGCATTGCGAGGGGGCTAA
- the pgsA gene encoding CDP-diacylglycerol--glycerol-3-phosphate 3-phosphatidyltransferase — protein MPFNLPIALTLFRIALLPVFIAVFYLPYPWAPFVSAFIFWLAALTDWLDGYAARKLGQLTRFGAFLDPVADKVMVSTALVLLVQQNDNVYLTLAALFMIGREIVISALREWMAEIGKRGVVAVSWIGKYKTATQMIAIIGLIWKPTPWLTDVAYGLFYIAAALTFWSMMSYISAAWKDLTAE, from the coding sequence ATGCCGTTTAACTTACCTATTGCACTGACATTATTCCGTATTGCTTTGTTACCCGTATTTATAGCGGTATTTTATTTACCATATCCATGGGCACCATTTGTTTCGGCATTTATTTTCTGGTTGGCCGCTTTGACCGATTGGTTAGACGGTTATGCTGCGCGTAAACTTGGTCAACTAACCCGATTTGGCGCTTTTTTGGATCCAGTTGCAGATAAAGTCATGGTGTCGACCGCATTAGTGCTGTTGGTTCAACAAAATGACAATGTGTACTTAACCTTAGCAGCGTTATTTATGATTGGTCGCGAAATTGTTATTTCAGCTTTGCGTGAATGGATGGCCGAAATAGGCAAACGTGGCGTAGTTGCCGTGTCTTGGATTGGTAAATATAAAACTGCCACGCAAATGATCGCAATTATTGGATTGATTTGGAAACCCACACCTTGGCTAACTGATGTCGCTTACGGCTTGTTTTATATTGCAGCTGCACTGACGTTCTGGTCGATGATGAGTTACATTTCAGCAGCTTGGAAAGATTTAACGGCAGAATAG